In a genomic window of Papilio machaon chromosome 4, ilPapMach1.1, whole genome shotgun sequence:
- the LOC106710780 gene encoding RIP-like protein encodes MNSSKANSPSFKNLRTKQKQSPIAIKEKLKKDYKEKVHNCRNMLLDKFRGSVDESELRDTLITIYKSMFGFPKFEEADEESEVLDEIKNELIDEELQWCLEEYEKSQMDNVDWSLLEQEHVICPVCQKKNFKYEDGTVSCPNCNVNIKTQSTLPEIKKVIFDSIEKHSKNCNETAEFTSVPELNDTHIYLICAHCMDIQLIL; translated from the exons ATGAATTCGTCAAAAGCCAATTCCCCATCTTTCAAAAATTTAAGGACGAAACAAAAACAGTCCCCAATAgctattaaagaaaaacttaaaaag gattacaaagaaaaagtgCACAATTGCCGTAATATGCTTCTGGACAAATTCCGAGGGTCTGTGGATGAAAGTGAACTTCGGGACACTCtgataacaatttataaaagcaTGTTTGGATTTCCTAAATTTGAAGAAGCAGATGAAGAAAGTGAAGTActagatgaaataaaaaatgaacttATTGATGAAGAATTACAATG gTGCTTGGAGGAATATGAAAAATCACAAATGGATAATGTTGATTGGTCATTGTTAGAACAAGAACATGTCATATGCCCGGTATGTCAaaagaagaattttaaatatgaagatGGGACAGTATCTTGTCCtaattgtaatgtaaatattaaaacacaaaGTACTTtaccagaaataaaaaaagtaatttttgattCTATTGAAAAACATTCCAAAAATTGCAATGAGACAGCTGAATTCACATCAGTACCTGAATTAAATGACActcatatatat